In Pseudonocardia sp. C8, one genomic interval encodes:
- a CDS encoding GuaB1 family IMP dehydrogenase-related protein, whose translation MRFLDDRSPDHDLTYDDVFLVPRRSSVASRFDVDLSTPDGTGATVPVVAANMTAVAGRRMAETLARRGALTVLPQDVPTDAVAEIVSWLKSRHPVWDTPLVLRPGDAVADALNLLPKRAHDAVVIVDDGGRPVGTVNDAACTGVDRFTRLAEVLDPNPVAVALDTAPREVFEQLDARRGTVALGLDGDGRLAGLLTPLGAIRAGIYTPALDGAGRLRTAAAIGINGDVAVKAKALLNAGVDVLVVDTAHGHQEKMLDALGAVRRVVSETGARVPVAAGNVVTADGVADLVDAGADIVKVGVGPGAMCTTRMMTGVGRPQFSAVAECAAAARERGAVIWADGGVRHPRDVALALAAGAASVMIGSWLAGTYESPGDLLTDEQGRPYKESFGMASKRAVGARTRGDNAFERARKALFEEGISSSRQRLDPERPGVEDVVDAICAGVRSACTYAGARTLDELHERSVVGVQTTAGFTEGTPHGL comes from the coding sequence GTGCGCTTCCTCGACGACCGCTCGCCGGATCACGACCTCACCTACGACGACGTCTTCCTCGTCCCGCGACGGTCCTCGGTGGCGTCCCGGTTCGACGTCGACCTGAGCACCCCGGACGGTACCGGCGCCACCGTGCCCGTGGTGGCCGCGAACATGACCGCCGTCGCGGGCCGCCGGATGGCCGAGACGCTCGCCCGCCGCGGCGCGCTGACCGTGCTGCCGCAGGACGTCCCCACGGACGCGGTCGCGGAGATCGTGTCCTGGCTGAAGTCCCGCCACCCGGTCTGGGACACCCCGCTCGTGCTGCGTCCCGGTGACGCGGTCGCGGACGCGCTGAACCTGCTGCCCAAGCGGGCCCACGACGCCGTCGTGATCGTCGACGACGGTGGCCGCCCGGTCGGCACGGTGAACGACGCGGCGTGCACCGGCGTCGACCGGTTCACCCGGCTGGCCGAGGTCCTCGACCCCAACCCGGTCGCCGTGGCGCTGGACACCGCGCCGCGCGAGGTGTTCGAGCAGCTCGACGCCCGCCGTGGGACGGTCGCGCTCGGTCTCGACGGCGACGGCCGCCTCGCCGGCCTGCTCACCCCGCTCGGCGCGATCCGCGCCGGCATCTACACGCCCGCGCTCGACGGGGCGGGCCGGCTGCGCACCGCGGCCGCGATCGGGATCAACGGCGACGTCGCGGTGAAGGCGAAGGCGCTGCTCAACGCCGGCGTCGACGTCCTCGTGGTGGACACCGCGCACGGCCACCAGGAGAAGATGCTCGACGCGCTCGGCGCGGTGCGCAGGGTCGTGTCCGAGACCGGCGCCCGGGTGCCGGTCGCGGCCGGCAACGTGGTCACCGCCGACGGGGTCGCCGACCTCGTCGACGCCGGCGCGGACATCGTCAAGGTCGGTGTCGGCCCGGGCGCCATGTGCACGACCCGGATGATGACCGGGGTCGGGCGGCCGCAGTTCTCCGCGGTCGCCGAGTGCGCCGCCGCGGCCCGCGAGCGCGGCGCCGTGATCTGGGCCGACGGCGGTGTGCGGCACCCGAGGGACGTCGCGCTGGCGCTCGCCGCGGGCGCCGCGTCGGTGATGATCGGTTCCTGGCTGGCCGGCACCTACGAGTCCCCCGGCGACCTGCTGACCGACGAGCAGGGCCGGCCGTACAAGGAGTCGTTCGGCATGGCCTCGAAGCGGGCGGTCGGTGCCCGGACCCGCGGGGACAACGCCTTCGAGCGGGCCCGCAAGGCCCTGTTCGAGGAGGGCATCTCGTCGTCGCGGCAGCGCCTCGACCCGGAGCGGCCCGGGGTGGAGGACGTCGTCGACGCGATCTGCGCCGGGGTCCGCTCGGCCTGCACCTACGCCGGCGCCCGGACCCTGGACGAGCTGCACGAGCGCTCCGTCGTCGGGGTGCAGACCACCGCCGGGTTCACCGAGGGCACCCCGCACGGGCTGTAG
- a CDS encoding ATP-dependent DNA ligase — translation MLFTDVVTTSAAVGATRARSEKTTALAELLRAAAPGEVEPVVAWLSGFPRQGRIGTGWRTLAAVDVAPAGAPSLTVGQVDGLLDELAGTAGQGSALRRRELLERLYGAATTDEQRFLHRLLTGELRQGALEGLMVDAVAAASGAGQAAVRRAFMLSGRLPETAATALGGGTGALAAIGLEVGRPIRPMLASPGASLDAALAALGPGVVVEHKLDGARIQVHRRGDDVRVWTRTLREITAAVPELAAHVRGLPCDTAVLDGETLALDDDGRPRPFQDTMSRFGSDADEGVLLSPFFFDLLHLDGRDLVDEALETRLDALGHLLAAGEHAPLRMPGARRPSAEEAAAVLDAALGAGHEGVVVKDLAAPYAAGRRGKAWQKVKPVHTLDLVVLGAEWGYGRRTGSLSNIHLGARDPDGGEPVMVGKTFKGMTDELLAWQTETFPRYARAEEPGVVYLRPELVVEIALDGAQRSTRYPGGVALRFARVVRYRPDKTPDEADTLEAVRALLSG, via the coding sequence GTGCTGTTCACCGACGTCGTCACCACCTCGGCCGCGGTCGGGGCGACCCGCGCGCGCTCGGAGAAGACCACCGCGCTCGCCGAGCTGCTGCGCGCCGCCGCGCCCGGCGAGGTCGAGCCGGTGGTGGCGTGGCTGTCCGGGTTCCCGCGGCAGGGCCGGATCGGCACCGGCTGGCGGACCCTCGCCGCGGTCGACGTCGCACCGGCCGGCGCGCCGTCGCTGACGGTCGGGCAGGTCGACGGGCTGCTCGACGAGCTGGCCGGGACCGCCGGGCAGGGGTCCGCGCTGCGCCGCCGGGAGCTCCTGGAGCGGCTCTACGGGGCGGCGACCACCGACGAGCAACGGTTCCTGCACCGGCTGCTCACCGGTGAGCTGCGCCAGGGCGCCCTGGAGGGCCTGATGGTGGACGCGGTCGCCGCCGCGTCCGGGGCGGGCCAGGCAGCGGTGCGGCGGGCGTTCATGCTGTCCGGGCGGCTCCCGGAGACGGCCGCGACCGCGCTCGGGGGCGGCACCGGCGCGCTCGCCGCGATCGGGCTCGAGGTCGGTCGCCCGATCCGGCCGATGCTCGCCTCCCCCGGTGCCTCGCTGGACGCCGCGCTGGCGGCGCTCGGCCCGGGGGTCGTCGTCGAGCACAAGCTCGACGGCGCCCGGATCCAGGTGCACCGCCGCGGCGACGACGTCCGGGTCTGGACCCGCACCCTGCGCGAGATCACCGCCGCGGTCCCGGAGCTGGCCGCGCACGTCCGCGGGCTCCCCTGCGACACCGCGGTGCTCGACGGCGAGACCCTCGCCCTGGACGACGACGGCCGCCCCCGCCCGTTCCAGGACACGATGAGCCGGTTCGGGTCGGACGCCGACGAGGGCGTCCTGCTGTCCCCGTTCTTCTTCGACCTGCTCCACCTCGACGGCCGGGACCTCGTCGACGAGGCCCTGGAGACCCGGCTCGACGCGCTCGGGCACCTGCTCGCCGCCGGGGAGCACGCGCCGCTGCGGATGCCGGGCGCGCGGCGGCCGTCCGCGGAGGAGGCCGCCGCGGTGCTGGACGCGGCGCTCGGCGCCGGGCACGAGGGCGTCGTCGTGAAGGACCTGGCCGCGCCCTACGCGGCGGGCCGGCGCGGGAAGGCCTGGCAGAAGGTCAAGCCGGTGCACACGCTCGACCTCGTGGTGCTCGGCGCCGAGTGGGGATACGGCCGGCGCACCGGGTCGCTGTCGAACATCCACCTCGGTGCCCGCGACCCGGACGGCGGCGAGCCGGTGATGGTCGGCAAGACGTTCAAGGGCATGACCGACGAGCTGCTGGCGTGGCAGACCGAGACGTTCCCGCGGTACGCGCGGGCGGAGGAACCGGGGGTGGTGTACCTGCGGCCGGAGCTGGTCGTGGAGATCGCGCTGGACGGGGCGCAGCGCAGCACCCGCTACCCGGGCGGCGTCGCCCTCCGGTTCGCGCGGGTGGTGCGGTACCGGCCGGACAAGACGCCGGACGAGGCGGACACCCTCGAAGCGGTGCGGGCGCTGCTGTCCGGCTGA
- a CDS encoding EAL domain-containing protein: MTDERFAYEPVHDLRSGRFAGVEVVPRRPYDAVAVQAADRGWDARQIAELDASTAVSAVASARRGSGSVPVQVDVAADTVLHARERLRAMLGGTAVAPLLEVGPPIAAAAQAEHLVPALAELRRWGFRIGLDGGGRAFGPEVIAAARPDVVKLEPGLADGVLDAGTGAVVRAVLEVARAVGVPVAATGVRDRSRLAGLYAIGVAFAQGPLLGGVRAAPEPDPVTASELLVLLRTTPVGAGSPAPRPPAQAGPASSPAPAGAGGAGPPGAPPAVAAAGPPVRGLATPAVTLPDDVTGDTVRETMREHPDTVGIVLVDDEHRPVGYLDRSRFLLTMTGRFGHALWADKPARELADPPRTMDERTPLARALELSLAGDPARGYDDLVVVAADGACRGVVAVAELWRQAIRPAGAGPVGGPPRPIVVPQPPSGGDPGTARATGAHPAAAPSAGRPAGTAPEAAPSTARSAGAASEGTPSTGRPAGAASEAVPDGPAAPRPEHGRERPARSA; encoded by the coding sequence ATGACCGATGAGCGCTTCGCGTACGAGCCGGTGCACGACCTCCGCAGCGGCCGCTTCGCCGGCGTCGAGGTGGTGCCCCGGCGGCCGTACGACGCGGTCGCCGTGCAGGCCGCCGACCGCGGCTGGGACGCCCGCCAGATCGCCGAGCTCGACGCGAGCACCGCGGTGTCCGCGGTCGCGTCGGCACGGCGGGGCTCCGGGTCGGTGCCGGTGCAGGTCGACGTCGCGGCCGACACCGTCCTCCACGCCCGCGAGCGGCTGCGGGCCATGCTCGGGGGCACCGCCGTGGCGCCCCTGCTGGAGGTCGGGCCGCCGATCGCCGCGGCCGCGCAGGCCGAGCACCTGGTCCCGGCGCTGGCCGAGCTGCGGCGCTGGGGCTTCCGGATCGGGCTCGACGGCGGGGGCCGCGCGTTCGGGCCGGAGGTGATCGCCGCCGCCCGTCCGGACGTCGTGAAGCTCGAGCCGGGCCTCGCCGACGGGGTCCTCGACGCGGGCACGGGTGCGGTCGTGCGGGCCGTGCTGGAGGTCGCCCGCGCGGTCGGCGTGCCGGTGGCCGCGACCGGTGTGCGGGACCGGAGCCGCCTCGCCGGGCTGTACGCGATCGGGGTCGCGTTCGCGCAGGGGCCGCTGCTGGGCGGGGTGCGGGCCGCGCCCGAGCCGGACCCGGTGACGGCGTCCGAGCTGCTGGTCCTGCTCCGGACGACGCCCGTCGGTGCCGGCTCACCTGCGCCGCGCCCCCCGGCGCAGGCCGGCCCCGCCTCCTCCCCGGCGCCCGCCGGAGCCGGCGGCGCGGGCCCGCCCGGGGCTCCGCCCGCGGTGGCCGCAGCCGGCCCGCCGGTGCGCGGTCTCGCGACACCCGCGGTGACCCTGCCCGACGACGTCACCGGCGACACGGTCCGCGAGACGATGCGCGAGCACCCGGACACGGTCGGCATCGTGCTGGTCGACGACGAGCACCGTCCGGTCGGCTACCTGGACCGGAGCCGGTTCCTGCTCACCATGACCGGCCGGTTCGGGCACGCGCTCTGGGCGGACAAGCCGGCCCGGGAGCTGGCCGACCCGCCACGGACGATGGACGAGCGCACCCCGCTCGCCCGGGCCCTCGAGCTCAGCCTGGCCGGGGACCCCGCCCGCGGGTACGACGACCTGGTCGTCGTCGCCGCGGACGGGGCCTGCCGCGGGGTCGTCGCCGTCGCCGAGCTGTGGCGGCAGGCGATCCGGCCGGCCGGGGCCGGCCCGGTGGGCGGTCCGCCGCGGCCGATCGTCGTGCCGCAGCCGCCGTCGGGTGGGGATCCCGGCACGGCGCGCGCCACCGGCGCGCATCCCGCCGCCGCGCCATCCGCCGGCCGCCCGGCCGGCACGGCACCCGAGGCCGCGCCGTCCACCGCCCGCTCGGCCGGCGCGGCGTCCGAGGGCACACCCTCCACCGGCCGCCCGGCCGGTGCGGCGTCCGAGGCCGTGCCCGACGGGCCCGCGGCGCCGCGGCCCGAGCACGGACGCGAGCGCCCCGCCCGCAGCGCCTGA
- a CDS encoding aspartate ammonia-lyase — MSEDYRIEHDTMGEVRVPAAALWRAQTQRAVENFPISHRPLERAQIRALGLVKAAAARVNGELGVLDGDTAAAIAAAADEVAEGRHDDHFPVDVFQTGSGTSSNMNANEVIATLAERAGNGALGVHPNDHVNASQSSNDVFPTTIHLAATEALVTGVVPALEHLEAALRRRAADWAEVVKAGRTHLMDAVPITLGQEAGGWASQAGYGADRVRDVLPRLAMLPIGGTAVGTGLNAPAGFGAAVVAKLREATGLDQLAEATDHIEAQGSRDGLVEASGALRTVAVSLYKIANDLRWLSSGPRTGLAEIRLPDLQPGSSIMPGKVNPVICEATMMVCAQVMGNDATVGFSGSQGNLELNVMMPVMARNVLESARLLTNASRLLADKVVDGMEADLERTREYAESSPSIVTPLNSKIGYEEAAAVAKQALKERKTIRDVVIERGHVASGALTEEELDRALDVLAMTRGEKRS, encoded by the coding sequence ATGAGCGAGGACTACCGCATCGAGCACGACACCATGGGTGAGGTCCGGGTCCCGGCGGCCGCGCTCTGGCGGGCCCAGACGCAGCGGGCGGTGGAGAACTTCCCGATCTCTCACCGCCCGCTCGAACGCGCCCAGATCCGCGCGCTCGGCCTGGTCAAGGCGGCGGCGGCCCGGGTGAACGGCGAGCTGGGCGTGCTCGACGGCGACACGGCGGCGGCCATCGCGGCCGCCGCCGACGAGGTCGCCGAGGGCCGCCACGACGACCACTTCCCGGTCGACGTGTTCCAGACCGGCTCCGGCACGTCGTCGAACATGAACGCCAACGAGGTGATCGCGACGCTCGCCGAGCGCGCCGGGAACGGTGCCCTCGGCGTCCACCCGAACGACCACGTCAACGCGTCCCAGTCGTCGAACGACGTCTTCCCCACGACGATCCACCTGGCCGCGACCGAGGCGCTGGTGACCGGCGTCGTCCCGGCACTGGAGCACCTCGAGGCGGCGCTGCGCCGGCGGGCCGCCGACTGGGCGGAGGTCGTGAAGGCGGGCCGGACGCACCTGATGGACGCCGTCCCGATCACCCTCGGGCAGGAGGCGGGCGGCTGGGCCAGCCAGGCCGGCTACGGCGCCGACCGGGTACGGGACGTGCTGCCCCGACTCGCCATGCTGCCGATCGGGGGAACCGCCGTCGGGACCGGGCTGAACGCCCCCGCCGGGTTCGGCGCGGCCGTCGTCGCGAAGCTGCGCGAGGCCACCGGGCTGGACCAGCTCGCGGAGGCGACCGACCACATCGAGGCCCAGGGCTCCCGGGACGGGCTCGTGGAGGCCTCCGGCGCGCTGCGCACCGTGGCCGTCTCCCTGTACAAGATCGCCAACGACCTGCGCTGGCTGTCCTCGGGCCCGCGGACCGGCCTCGCCGAGATCCGGCTGCCGGACCTGCAGCCGGGCAGCTCGATCATGCCGGGCAAGGTCAACCCGGTGATCTGCGAGGCCACGATGATGGTCTGCGCGCAGGTGATGGGCAACGACGCCACCGTGGGCTTCTCCGGCAGCCAGGGCAACCTGGAGCTGAACGTGATGATGCCGGTGATGGCCCGCAACGTGCTGGAGTCGGCGCGGCTGCTCACGAACGCGTCCCGGCTGCTCGCCGACAAGGTCGTCGACGGGATGGAGGCCGACCTGGAGCGGACCCGGGAGTACGCCGAGTCCTCGCCGTCGATCGTCACGCCGCTGAACTCGAAGATCGGTTACGAGGAGGCGGCCGCGGTCGCCAAGCAGGCCCTCAAGGAGCGCAAGACGATCCGGGACGTGGTGATCGAGCGGGGGCACGTGGCGTCCGGTGCGCTCACCGAGGAGGAGCTGGACCGGGCGCTCGACGTGCTGGCGATGACCCGCGGCGAGAAGCGCAGCTGA
- the glpX gene encoding class II fructose-bisphosphatase, translated as METSVSESTSPSPRRREAPDRNLAMELVRVTEAAAMAAGRWVGKGDKNGGDGAAVDAMRQLISSVSMRGVVVIGEGEKDEAPMLFNGEEVGNGEGPFCDVAVDPIDGTTLMSKGMPNALAVLAVAERDAMFDPSAVFYMEKIAVGPEAADAIDITAPVAENIRRVARAKHIDVADVTVCVLDRPRHEQIVKEIREAGARIAFISDGDVAGAIAAARPTSGVDMLYGVGGTPEGIITAAALKCMGGEIQGRLWPKDDEERQKALAAGHDLDKVLTTAELVRGENVFFCATGITDGSLLRGVHYRGGGATTQSIVMRSKSGTVRLIDGYHRLTKLREFSSVDFDGVEGEAPPLP; from the coding sequence ATGGAGACGTCCGTGAGCGAGTCCACCAGCCCGTCCCCCCGCCGCCGTGAGGCGCCCGACCGCAACCTGGCGATGGAGCTGGTCCGGGTCACCGAGGCCGCGGCGATGGCGGCCGGGCGCTGGGTCGGCAAGGGCGACAAGAACGGCGGCGACGGCGCGGCGGTCGACGCCATGCGCCAGCTGATCTCGTCGGTGTCGATGCGCGGCGTCGTCGTGATCGGCGAGGGAGAGAAGGACGAGGCCCCGATGCTGTTCAACGGCGAGGAGGTCGGGAACGGCGAGGGCCCGTTCTGCGACGTCGCCGTGGACCCGATCGACGGCACGACCCTGATGAGCAAGGGCATGCCGAACGCCCTTGCGGTGCTCGCCGTCGCCGAGCGGGACGCCATGTTCGACCCGTCCGCCGTGTTCTACATGGAGAAGATCGCGGTCGGGCCGGAGGCCGCGGACGCCATCGACATCACCGCGCCGGTCGCCGAGAACATCCGGCGGGTCGCGCGGGCCAAGCACATCGACGTCGCCGACGTCACCGTGTGCGTGCTGGACCGGCCGCGGCACGAGCAGATCGTCAAGGAGATCCGGGAGGCGGGCGCGCGGATCGCGTTCATCTCCGACGGTGACGTCGCGGGCGCGATCGCCGCGGCCCGGCCGACCTCGGGCGTCGACATGCTCTACGGCGTGGGCGGCACCCCGGAGGGGATCATCACCGCGGCCGCCCTGAAGTGCATGGGCGGGGAGATCCAGGGCCGGCTGTGGCCCAAGGACGACGAAGAGCGTCAGAAGGCGCTCGCCGCCGGCCACGACCTCGACAAGGTGCTCACCACCGCGGAGCTCGTCCGCGGGGAGAACGTGTTCTTCTGCGCCACCGGCATCACCGACGGGTCGCTGCTGCGCGGCGTCCACTACCGGGGCGGCGGTGCGACCACGCAGTCGATCGTGATGCGGTCGAAGTCGGGCACCGTGCGGCTGATCGACGGCTACCACCGGCTGACCAAGCTGCGCGAGTTCTCCTCGGTCGACTTCGACGGCGTGGAGGGCGAGGCACCGCCCCTCCCGTAG
- a CDS encoding DUF4245 domain-containing protein, with amino-acid sequence MSPRPDPSRSPSDDGAPARRVGPRPLRKPERGETTVRDMLGALLILIPVGLLLFSVGNSCSFAPTGPVEDAGAGPRVNVDARLAEYARGSAFPLRLPDVPFRANSANRGPVEGGGTAVRIGYVTPDADYLSLVQTDASTEGILVTESGVSGRGEGPPRMQGTVDAGGLTWEVYRPEGGEPFRVATLPGAPEVRVLVTGSASEERFRTLAGALVRARVLPGGGATR; translated from the coding sequence GTGAGTCCGCGACCGGATCCGAGCAGGTCCCCCTCCGACGACGGCGCGCCCGCCCGCCGGGTCGGCCCGCGCCCGCTGCGCAAGCCCGAGCGCGGCGAGACGACGGTCCGCGACATGCTCGGCGCGCTGCTGATCCTCATCCCGGTCGGCCTGCTGCTGTTCTCGGTCGGCAACTCGTGCTCGTTCGCCCCCACCGGGCCGGTCGAGGACGCCGGTGCGGGCCCGCGCGTGAACGTCGACGCCCGGCTGGCCGAGTACGCCCGCGGCTCGGCGTTCCCGCTCCGGCTGCCGGACGTGCCGTTCCGGGCCAACTCCGCCAACCGGGGCCCGGTCGAGGGTGGCGGGACCGCGGTCCGGATCGGCTACGTCACCCCGGACGCCGACTACCTGAGCCTCGTGCAGACCGATGCCTCCACCGAGGGGATCCTCGTCACCGAGTCCGGCGTGTCCGGGCGCGGCGAGGGGCCGCCGCGGATGCAGGGCACCGTCGACGCGGGCGGGCTGACCTGGGAGGTCTACCGGCCCGAGGGCGGGGAGCCGTTCCGGGTCGCGACGCTGCCCGGCGCGCCCGAGGTGCGGGTGCTGGTGACCGGATCGGCGTCGGAGGAACGGTTCCGCACCCTGGCCGGCGCCCTGGTGCGGGCCCGGGTCCTGCCCGGTGGCGGCGCGACGCGCTGA
- a CDS encoding MFS transporter translates to MTTDLSSTPADDPARDVPRWKPWAVTGAAAGAHVLVFVDKGLLGIVATPVRRELGLSATTFGMISSATYLLTMLSCLAIALAGRRVSTRVVLLGCGALCALGQIPAALAAGAVMLVLSRVVVGTAEGPAVPLAHNAAYSWFPARRRGLPAAVITSGASFAKIALLPVISLLVVAFGWRAGFVAIGVVAVAWTAVWFLVGRTGPYAGPDGAAPSADRGWMRGLLTPTMLACLFATFTQGALAAVVFTWLPSYFQNGLGFSAATAGTLFALPSVVGVAALFLIGGIGDRLMRSGASSRVGRGRVGGTCLLLSGLVLAAIPLIDAPILAVAAVTLGYGFSVAVNTVTFPVVSELFATAHRAGALAMITVASAAAGIVSPLVAGHLIDAGAAPGSGYTAAFLVFGSVLALGGLVFALAVDPTRDRADR, encoded by the coding sequence ATGACGACCGATCTCAGTTCCACCCCGGCGGACGACCCGGCCCGGGACGTCCCGAGATGGAAGCCGTGGGCGGTGACCGGCGCGGCGGCCGGCGCCCACGTCCTGGTGTTCGTCGACAAGGGGCTGCTCGGCATCGTCGCCACCCCCGTCCGGCGAGAGCTCGGCCTGTCGGCGACCACGTTCGGGATGATCAGCAGCGCCACCTACCTGCTGACCATGCTCAGCTGCCTGGCCATCGCCCTGGCCGGCCGGCGCGTCTCCACCCGGGTCGTCCTGCTCGGCTGCGGAGCGCTCTGTGCGCTGGGGCAGATCCCGGCCGCGCTCGCTGCCGGCGCGGTCATGCTCGTCCTGAGCCGGGTCGTGGTCGGGACCGCCGAGGGGCCGGCGGTGCCCCTGGCGCACAACGCCGCGTACTCCTGGTTCCCCGCCCGGCGGCGCGGACTGCCCGCCGCGGTGATCACCAGTGGAGCGTCCTTCGCCAAGATCGCCCTCCTGCCGGTGATCTCGCTGCTCGTCGTCGCCTTCGGCTGGCGGGCGGGCTTCGTCGCGATCGGGGTCGTCGCCGTGGCCTGGACGGCAGTGTGGTTCCTCGTGGGACGGACCGGCCCCTACGCCGGTCCGGACGGTGCGGCCCCGTCGGCGGACCGCGGGTGGATGCGCGGCCTGCTCACGCCGACCATGCTGGCCTGCCTGTTCGCGACGTTCACCCAGGGAGCGCTCGCGGCGGTCGTCTTCACCTGGTTGCCGTCCTACTTCCAGAACGGCCTCGGCTTCTCGGCCGCGACCGCCGGCACGCTGTTCGCCCTGCCCAGCGTGGTCGGTGTCGCGGCCCTGTTCCTGATCGGCGGGATCGGCGACCGGCTCATGCGGTCCGGGGCGTCGAGCCGGGTCGGCCGCGGCCGGGTCGGTGGCACCTGCCTGCTCCTCTCCGGACTCGTGCTGGCCGCCATCCCGCTCATCGACGCGCCGATCCTCGCCGTCGCCGCCGTCACGCTCGGGTACGGCTTCTCGGTCGCGGTGAACACGGTGACGTTCCCCGTCGTGTCGGAGCTGTTCGCGACGGCCCATCGGGCCGGCGCGCTCGCCATGATCACGGTGGCCTCGGCGGCCGCCGGCATCGTCAGCCCGCTCGTCGCCGGTCACCTGATCGACGCCGGCGCCGCACCCGGGAGCGGCTACACCGCTGCGTTCCTCGTCTTCGGCAGCGTCCTGGCCCTGGGTGGGCTCGTCTTCGCGCTGGCGGTCGACCCGACCCGGGACCGGGCGGACCGCTGA
- a CDS encoding SDR family NAD(P)-dependent oxidoreductase has protein sequence MTARRVAVVTGGAGAIGAAIGEHLATRADVVLLADRDLDAARQRCAGSDVLEACHLDIADDDSVAELIEMVGRRFGRLDVIVNNAAVTAPRGMDALTREDWERVMAVNVWGPTSLCRQAVPGWRAAGSGGRVVNITSRTWLSGGPIAYTTSKAGVVGLTRSLALELAPLGVTVNAVAPSMVTTPFTRAGRSPEEYAAFEATHLAMTPLRRFATPEDVATAVGYLASEDAGFVTGEVLHVCGGAQLAPSP, from the coding sequence ATGACCGCGCGCCGGGTCGCCGTCGTCACCGGCGGCGCGGGCGCCATCGGCGCCGCGATCGGGGAGCACCTGGCCACGCGGGCCGACGTCGTGCTCCTCGCCGACCGCGACCTCGACGCGGCCCGGCAGCGATGCGCCGGCTCGGACGTGCTCGAGGCCTGCCACCTCGACATCGCCGACGACGACTCCGTCGCCGAGCTGATCGAGATGGTCGGCCGCCGGTTCGGCCGCCTCGACGTGATCGTCAACAACGCGGCCGTCACCGCGCCGCGCGGCATGGACGCGCTCACCCGGGAGGACTGGGAGCGGGTGATGGCCGTCAACGTCTGGGGGCCGACGTCGCTGTGCCGGCAGGCGGTTCCCGGATGGCGTGCGGCGGGGTCGGGAGGCCGCGTCGTGAACATCACCTCTCGGACGTGGCTGTCCGGTGGCCCGATCGCCTACACGACCTCCAAGGCGGGGGTCGTCGGGCTCACCCGCTCGCTCGCGCTGGAGCTCGCACCGCTCGGGGTCACCGTGAACGCGGTCGCCCCGAGCATGGTCACCACCCCGTTCACCCGCGCGGGCCGCAGCCCGGAGGAGTACGCCGCGTTCGAGGCCACGCACCTGGCCATGACCCCGCTGCGCCGGTTCGCGACCCCGGAGGACGTGGCGACCGCGGTCGGCTACCTCGCCTCGGAGGACGCCGGCTTCGTCACCGGCGAGGTCCTGCACGTGTGCGGCGGCGCCCAGCTGGCCCCGTCCCCCTGA
- a CDS encoding sugar phosphate isomerase/epimerase, with protein MTAATTNPIGICSIMLHDRSPDEAIAVAAAEGVTGIEWRVTETGAGRGTDVFTDNRCTLRFDEVTEVTARCRRHGLEVIGLDTYVECGDLATAGQAAAVAADAGVPWFRFRAPWRDGTPWNELADRARRFVDDLETISRRHGVRALLELHQRTICPSASLTRRVVGHADPARVGVIYDAGNLLVEGYEDHDTAVELLGPHLAHVHLKNARWVPSSPGRPWRLQWSRMDDGLLDLPALRTALDRGGYQGWLSLEDFTADLPPASALRVGVEALRAGRPAAVAR; from the coding sequence ATGACGGCGGCGACGACGAACCCGATCGGCATCTGCTCGATCATGCTGCACGACCGTTCCCCGGACGAGGCGATCGCGGTGGCGGCCGCGGAGGGTGTGACCGGCATCGAGTGGCGGGTCACCGAGACCGGCGCGGGCCGCGGGACGGACGTCTTCACCGACAACCGCTGCACCCTCCGGTTCGACGAGGTCACCGAGGTCACCGCCCGCTGCCGTCGGCACGGGCTGGAGGTGATCGGCCTCGACACATACGTCGAGTGCGGTGACCTCGCCACGGCCGGGCAGGCGGCCGCCGTCGCCGCGGACGCGGGTGTCCCCTGGTTCCGGTTCCGTGCCCCGTGGCGCGACGGGACACCGTGGAACGAGCTCGCCGACCGCGCCCGCCGCTTCGTCGACGACCTCGAGACGATCTCCCGCCGCCACGGCGTCCGCGCCCTGCTCGAGCTGCACCAACGCACGATCTGTCCGAGCGCCTCGCTGACCCGGCGGGTCGTCGGGCACGCCGACCCCGCACGGGTCGGTGTCATCTACGACGCGGGGAACCTGCTGGTGGAGGGCTACGAGGACCACGACACCGCGGTCGAGCTGCTCGGCCCGCACCTCGCCCACGTGCACCTCAAGAACGCCCGGTGGGTGCCCTCGTCCCCGGGAAGGCCGTGGCGGCTGCAATGGTCGCGGATGGACGACGGCCTGCTCGACCTGCCCGCGCTCCGGACCGCCCTGGACCGCGGGGGCTACCAGGGGTGGCTGTCCCTGGAGGACTTCACCGCCGACCTCCCGCCCGCGTCCGCGCTGCGGGTCGGGGTCGAGGCGCTCCGCGCCGGGCGGCCCGCGGCGGTGGCCCGATGA